The window cttataggggttttcATATCCTGGGGCAAAATCCGGAGTAAGCACCGTCCAACAAAGGTGTTTGAATAGACTTTCCGGATCCGTTGAGCTGAGTCAATGGTCGGTGGAGCAGAGTCCTTTCACATGCGAGAGGCTCTGAATGTCCTCTGATTGCATTTCCCGGAATGGAGCGTCCAGTTTGGGTGCGggagcagatggatatctcgACGGAGCAGAGTCCCTTTCACATGCGGAATAGCTCCGAGTGTTTTCTGATTGCACCTACCGGGGTGGAGTGGCCAGTTTGGGTGCAAAGGAGATGGATATCTCGACCGGGCCACTCTCATTGTCTGATTTGATGGCTTGTGTCctgccttttgttttgtgttggtaAGCGTTGCTGTCGATCGTTACTGCCCGACTTGGGAAGAAATCTCTgggttattttacattttgtatctttacagtattacaaatataacatataattctttattttctttcacgaatttttatccaatgttATATTTATCACATGCCCATCTCGTTCTTGTTTTTACATTTATTGAGAgtccgccagctattcaccactcttcacagaagtaaacatgaacgccgtttatttctatctttagcacaccttttatagggttctacagggtccgcgggctaagcaagttaccattggctaacacacacaggtttacattctttctcttatacacaaagatattgttttgctttactctctcttctgcaggaaggtttcaaggactttagcctttaatatcacgacttatttcaaagactggtttgtgtagacaggcctttactaatatataaaatatatcaacattTCTTGATGTTTTTCTGAAGTTTCTGGCAACTCTTGAGAACCAAAATGCCTCATTTACTTAACGTTTTACACttatttaaatctatttttcccatagaatatgaaaaatgctgagtgattttgttgttttcccCTGTGTTATCTGTATTGCTTTAGtgtttttccccccccctcTGCTCTTTCTTTTATCTATTCTACTTCTTGCTTTCTTTATTCCTTACGACATTCCAACACTTAAAACAGTGAGTAAAATAATGTAAATCTGGGCTATTTGTGCAAAGTTTGACATTTACAAAGCTGGTAACTAGGCTTAGCTTTAAACGAAGTAGTAACTTTTTACTTTGTCCCACAACTTATCTTTGTGAAACAATATGAATAAAAACAAGGTAAAAACGAGgcggggggagggaagggatgcctCTATGTTTACGTATCCAAAGAACCATTAATACCAGTCTCCTAAGGTTTCTTCTTTGGAGCCATTTTGTTTGTCCCATCTAGTTGCCGGAACGCCCCGGCAGCCACTGGGCGCCTTTCGGCCCCGCGGAGAAGAAGCGTCGGGTCCTCGGCGCTCCTCTCTAAAAGGCGGAGTGGCTGTGTCCCCTTATGTGCCCTGCCGCGCTGCTGCACTGACCCGGGACAGCCTGTAGGTGAAGGCTGAGGACAAAGGCCAAaaggctgctcctgcctttAGCACCACCCCCCGCGCCGCAGGGTTCAGGACGGCATTTTAGGGCAGAAATTACTTTGCCTGGTTTTGCGGACTGAGGGCTGGCTTGCGCTTCTCTGAGGGTGTTGCACTGCTTGATCTGATCTGCGTGGGGTCCTCACGTTGATTAATCCTTTTCCCGGAGCACCAATAGGACGCAGCCAGCATTATGAGGCTCCGCAGGTGCTCAGTAGATCCCGCCCAGCACGGCCTTGTGCGCCTCCGTCAGGGGTCAGTAGCGCCGCACTGTATCTCGcctttcccctcacattccaCTTCCCCCTTCCTTTTCCCGTTCGCGCGCTCACCGCTTCTCGCTCAAACTAGAATTTCTGTAATTAAGGCTGCGACTGTTTTTGAATTCGTGTAGCTTAAGTGAGCTAGATCCTGGTGCGTGCGTGTTTCAGCATACACCACTTGCTACAGCCCACCACACCCTGCAAAATGGGAGGCGCGGACCTGAGTGATCGGGGCCTGCCTACGTCTCCTCAGAGTCGCGGCGGGGGAGACCGGCCTGGACCCCGACCCTGGCAAGGGGGAATCGCCCTTCCTAGCCTTAGAACTATTCACGGCTTGGCAGAATCCCCGCGGCCCGGCGTGGTGTCCAGGGCCCGCCCAAGGACTCCGGGGGCAGACCGGGCCAGCGGAGAGGCAGTGTTTCACCGAGTGCATGCTGATATGGTGGGTGCTTGTGTGTGCAGTATTCCTGAACTCTTGGGGGCCTCGGTGAGAGATTTAATCCGTTTGTACTCAGGCAGCTGTCAAAAAAAGCGTCTTAACGTTGGTCCGGGAGGAAGCTCTCCTGCTCGTAGGGGCCGTGTGAGTAGAGGAAGCGGTAATGACAGCCTCGGCGTGGTGCCGCTTCCCAAGCCCGAGCAGGTAATTTTGTGACGATCAGGAGTTCAACCTTTTCGGGAATGATTTGTACTTCAGGGTCAGAGAAAAGGCTCAGTACGGGGCAGGCTCACAACTGAGTGTGGAGAGTAGGGGAGGGGAAGGCCCTTACCCTGTCCCACCGGGTGGCTCCGCAGAGCGTGCTCAGACCCCTGCgtctcttctccctccctcctcctcttcccccagctctgcGACTGCAAGCCCGCTCCCCATAAAGTCAGTCGTGTTGCTTGTCTCCTGTCCTTCTCGGCAGCCAGGTACAGGGCTGGTTTTGACTGTCATCTAAGAGAGAAGTCTGATTGGTTTGACcggtttgtttattttttcctctcctttctttaATAAGTGCATTGATCTCTTCACTTCTTcaggagctggctggcattTAATAGAATTATGTGAGGTTTTCATAAAGTAAAATTCCCTGTCTGAGCAGATAATTATTTAACTGCCCCAAAGAAAGAGACATGTTTAGATGGGTCAAACACTGATTTTGTCTTGGGAACTCAAAATCAGATAGAAACACTCTTGCATAAGAATTTAAAAAGTAGCATTAACCCAGCTTTTAaaacctttcctctttcctctttcctctttcccctttcccctttcctctttcctttcctctttcctttcctctttcctttcctctttcctctttcctttcctctttcctctttcctttcctctttcctttcctctttcctctttcctttcctctttcctttcctctttcctttacTCTTTCCTTtactctttcctctttcctttcctctttcctctttcctttcctctttcctctttcctttcctctttcctttcctctttcctctttcctttcctctttcctttcctctttcctttcctctttcctttcctctttcctctttcctttcctctttcctctttcctctttcctctttcctctttcctctttcctttcctctttcctttcctctttcctctttccattcctctttcctttcctctttcctttacTCTTTCCTTtactctttcctctttcctttttcctttcctctttcctctttcctttcctctttcctttttcctttcctctttcctttttcctttcctctttcctcttttctttcctctttcctttcctctttcctttcctctttcctctttcctttcctctttcctctttcctttcctctttcctttcctctttcctttcatctttcctctttcctttcctctttcctctttcctttcctctttcctcttttctttcctctttcctttcctctttcctttcctctttcctctttcctttcctctttcctctttcctttcctctttcctttcctctttcctttcctctttcctttcctctttcctctttcctttcctctttcctctttcctttcctctttcctttcctctttcctttcctctttcctctttcctttcctctttcctctttcctttcctatttcctctttcctttcctctttcctttcctctttcctctttcctttcctctttcctttcctctttcctttcatctttcctctttcctttcctctttcctctttcctctttcctctttcctctttcctttcctctttcctctttcctctttcctctttcctctttcctctttcctttcctctttcctttcctctttcctttactctttcctctttcctttcctctttcctctttcctttcctctttcctttcctctttcctttcatctttcctctttcctttcctctttcctctttcctttcctctttcctctttcctttcctctttcctcttttctttcctctttcctttcctctttcctttcctctttcctctttcctttcctctttcctctttcctttcctctttcctttcctctttcctttcctctttcctttcctctttcctctttcctttcctctttcctctttcctttcctctttcctttcctctttcctttcctctttcctctttcctttcctctttcctctttcctttcctctttcctttcctctttcctttcctctttcctctttcctttcctctttcctctttcctttcctctttcctttcctctttcctctttcctttcctctttcctttcctctttcctctttcctttcctctttcctctttcctctttcctctttcctctttcctctttcctctttcctctttcctttcctctttcctctttcctctttcctctttcctctttcctttcctctttcctttcctctttcctttcctctttcctttactctttcctctttcctttcctctttcctctttcctttcctctttcctttcctctttcctctttcctttcctctttcctttcctctttcctctttcctttcctctttcctttcctctttcctttcctctttcctttcctctttcctctttcctttccgctttcctttcctctttccgctttcctttcctctttcctttcctctttcctctttcctctttcctttcctctttcctttcctctttcctttcctctttcctttcctctttcctctttcctttcctctttcctctttcctttcctctttcctttcctctttcctttcctctttcctctttcctttcctctttcctctttcctttcctatttcctctttcctttcctctttcctttcctctttcctctttcctttcctctttcctttcctctttcctttcatctttcctctttcctttcctctttcctctttcctctttcctctttcctctttcctttcctctttcctctttcctctttcctctttcctctttcctctttcctttcctctttcctttcctctttcctttactctttcctctttcctttcctctttcctctttcctttcctctttcctttcctctttcctttcatctttcctctttcctttcctctttcctctttcctttcctctttcctctttcctttcctctttcctcttttctttcctctttcctttcctctttcctttcctctttcctctttcctttcctctttcctctttcctttcctctttcctttcctctttcctttcctctttcctttcctctttcctctttcctttcctctttcctctttcctttcctctttcctttcctctttccttt is drawn from Poecile atricapillus isolate bPoeAtr1 chromosome W, bPoeAtr1.hap1, whole genome shotgun sequence and contains these coding sequences:
- the LOC131592511 gene encoding uncharacterized protein LOC131592511 isoform X2, translated to MRLRRCSVDPAQHGLVRLRQGVAAGETGLDPDPGKGESPFLALELFTAWQNPRGPAWCPGPAQGLRGQTGPAERQCFTECMLICCQKKRLNVGPGGSSPARRGRVSRGSGNDSLGVVPLPKPEQLCDCKPAPHKVSRVACLLSFSAARSASQTQHIQVKAKGKRSWMLFAQMFALDDTVLYLPLQALTK
- the LOC131592511 gene encoding uncharacterized protein LOC131592511 isoform X1, whose amino-acid sequence is MGGADLSDRGLPTSPQSRGGGDRPGPRPWQGGIALPSLRTIHGLAESPRPGVVSRARPRTPGADRASGEAVFHRVHADMVGACVCSIPELLGASVRDLIRLYSGSCQKKRLNVGPGGSSPARRGRVSRGSGNDSLGVVPLPKPEQLCDCKPAPHKVSRVACLLSFSAARSASQTQHIQVKAKGKRSWMLFAQMFALDDTVLYLPLQALTK
- the LOC131592511 gene encoding uncharacterized protein LOC131592511 isoform X3, with amino-acid sequence MGGADLSDRGLPTSPQSRGGGDRPGPRPWQGGIALPSLRTIHGLAESPRPGVVSRARPRTPGADRASGEAVFHRVHADMVGACVCSIPELLGASVRDLIRLYSGSCQKKRLNVGPGGSSPARRGRVSRGSGNDSLGVVPLPKPEQICLTDSAHPSESQGQKELDALCTNVCTG